The DNA sequence GCGGCGCTCCTCTTCGCAAGTGAAGAGCACGCCGGTGGCCTCGTTCACCACCGCGCCCTCCACCAGTTTCCAGTACGCCCAGTTGCGCGCTGCCTTCAGCCGGCGGCCGGGGGCCCGTTGGAAGTACGGATCGAGCATGCCGTGGGGCATCACGTACAGTGGCGGCGCGCCGGGGCCCTGCCGCCGCCAGGCCTGCCGGGCGGCGTAGCTGATGTACAGCCACAGGCCATGCACCAGCACGGCGTCGAAGCGGCCTAGGTTGGCGTCGAGCCAGGGGCCCAGGCGAGCGCTGTAGGCCCAGGGCCCCCGGCCGGGCCCCAGCGCGTGCAGCGGAAACGGACCGGCGGCGACGTAAGGCGCGGCGGGGTCGTCGAGGCTGGCCACTTCGCTGGCCACGCCCCGGGCGGCCAGGCCCGCAATCATGGTGCGCACGGCCTGGCACACGCCCCCGGCCCGCGGGTCCATGTCGGCGGTGAGGTGCAGAATGGTCATGCGGCGGTGGGGGTGCGAACGATGTCCTGGTAAATGGCCTCTATTTGGGCCAGCGAATGGGCCGCCGTGAAGCGCTGGGCATTGGCCAGCCCAGCCGCTACGGCCTGCGCCCGCGCCTCGGGGCCCAGGGCGGCTACTTGCTCCACGGTGCGGGCTGCGTCGGCGGCCCAGGCGGTGCCCCCGGTAGCCGGCCGGCGCGGAATCAAAAAGCCCGCGGTGTCGGCTACTTCCGTCATGGGGGCCTCGGCGGTGGTCACCACCGGGCAGCCCGAGGCCATGGCCTCGGCAATGGGCCAGCCAAAGCCTTCGGCCAGCGACGGAAACAGGAAGATTTGTGCCCCGGCGTATGCCTGGCGCACCAGCGCGTCGTCGGCCTGGGTAAGGAAGTGCACATCGGCACGGTAGGGCGAGGTGGCGTGGTCGGCCACCAGCGCGGCGTCGGGGGCCTGGCCAATGAAGAGCAGTGGCCAAGTATGCGCGCTCAGGGCACGCCAGGCATTATAGAGCTCCAGCACGCCGCGCCGGTTCTTGTACCATTGGTTGCCGCCCACGTGCAGTAGATAGCCATCGGCCAGGGGCAGGC is a window from the Hymenobacter nivis genome containing:
- a CDS encoding glycosyltransferase; the protein is MNIVFFAHPAFLGHQSMPRFAQMLADGMAARGHTVVVWAPEAAFSRLPAPGPLRKWLGYLDQYAAFPAQVRRRLRACPPDTLFVFTDHALGPWVPLVVGRPHAVHCHDFLAQRSALGEIPENPTGWTGRQYQALIRRGYTQARNFISVSRSTAADLQRFLPAPPVRSDVVYNGLNQAFGPQDPGAARVHLAAKTGLPLADGYLLHVGGNQWYKNRRGVLELYNAWRALSAHTWPLLFIGQAPDAALVADHATSPYRADVHFLTQADDALVRQAYAGAQIFLFPSLAEGFGWPIAEAMASGCPVVTTAEAPMTEVADTAGFLIPRRPATGGTAWAADAARTVEQVAALGPEARAQAVAAGLANAQRFTAAHSLAQIEAIYQDIVRTPTAA